One window of the Streptomyces sp. NBC_00259 genome contains the following:
- the map gene encoding type I methionyl aminopeptidase translates to MSGQSLLVPGKLSPTRSVPGNIRRPEYVGKPAPTPYSGPEIQNAETIESMRLAGRIAAQAMAEAAKLIAPGVTTDELDRVAHEFMCDHGAYPSTLGYRGFPKSLCSSLNEVICHGIPDSTVLRDGDIVNLDVTAYINGVHGDNNATYLCGDVDEESRLLVERTQEALARAIKAVRPGRQINIIGRVIESYAKRFGYGVVRDFTGHGINSSFHSGLIIPHYDSPHATTLIQPGMTFTIEPMLTLGTHEYDMWDDGWTVVTKDRRRTAQFEHTLVVTDSGAEILTLP, encoded by the coding sequence ATGTCTGGCCAGTCGCTGCTCGTACCAGGGAAGCTCTCTCCCACCCGTTCCGTACCCGGAAACATCCGGCGCCCCGAGTACGTCGGGAAGCCCGCGCCGACGCCGTACTCCGGGCCGGAGATCCAGAACGCCGAGACGATCGAGAGCATGCGGCTCGCGGGCCGTATCGCCGCGCAGGCGATGGCGGAGGCCGCGAAGCTCATCGCTCCCGGGGTGACCACGGACGAACTGGACCGTGTCGCGCACGAGTTCATGTGCGACCACGGGGCCTACCCGTCGACGCTCGGCTACCGCGGTTTCCCCAAGTCGCTGTGCTCCTCGCTCAACGAGGTGATCTGCCACGGCATCCCCGACTCCACGGTGCTGCGCGACGGCGACATCGTGAACCTGGACGTCACCGCGTACATCAACGGTGTCCACGGCGACAACAACGCCACCTATCTGTGCGGCGACGTGGACGAGGAGTCCCGGCTCCTGGTCGAGCGGACGCAGGAGGCGCTGGCCAGGGCCATCAAGGCGGTCAGGCCGGGCCGCCAGATCAACATCATCGGGCGGGTCATCGAGTCGTACGCGAAGCGGTTCGGCTACGGGGTCGTGCGCGACTTCACCGGACACGGCATCAATTCCTCGTTCCACTCCGGACTGATCATTCCCCACTACGACAGCCCGCACGCGACCACGCTCATCCAGCCCGGCATGACCTTCACCATCGAGCCGATGCTGACGCTCGGCACGCATGAGTACGACATGTGGGACGACGGCTGGACCGTGGTCACGAAGGACCGCAGGCGCACCGCCCAGTTCGAGCACACGCTGGTGGTGACGGACAGCGGGGCGGAGATCCTGACGCTGCCCTGA
- a CDS encoding biliverdin-producing heme oxygenase: MDTPFSTLIRVASHEQHTEAETSTFMSDLLGGRLAVDAFTRYTEQLWFVYRALEDAAGTLREDPVAGPFIQPELFRTAELERDLRHLRGADWRDGVQALPATAAYAARVEECARTWPAGYVAHHYTRYLGDLSGGQIIRDKAERTWGFERKGDGVRFYVFEQIANPAAFKRGYRELLDQVNANDLEKQRIIDECKRAFDFNGAVFRELGQAYAPDSRGPLIA, from the coding sequence CTGGACACGCCCTTCTCGACCCTGATCCGCGTCGCGTCGCACGAGCAGCACACCGAGGCGGAGACGTCGACCTTCATGAGCGACCTGCTGGGCGGCCGGCTCGCGGTGGACGCGTTCACGCGCTACACGGAGCAGCTGTGGTTCGTGTACCGGGCGCTGGAGGACGCCGCCGGGACGCTCCGGGAGGACCCCGTCGCCGGCCCCTTCATCCAGCCGGAGCTGTTCCGTACGGCCGAGCTGGAGCGCGATCTGCGGCATCTGCGGGGCGCGGACTGGCGCGACGGTGTCCAGGCGCTGCCCGCGACGGCGGCGTACGCGGCGCGGGTCGAGGAGTGCGCCCGCACCTGGCCCGCGGGCTATGTGGCCCACCACTACACCCGCTATCTCGGGGACCTCTCCGGCGGCCAGATCATCCGCGACAAGGCGGAGCGGACCTGGGGCTTCGAGCGCAAGGGCGACGGCGTGCGCTTCTACGTCTTCGAGCAGATCGCCAACCCGGCCGCGTTCAAGCGGGGTTACCGGGAACTGCTCGACCAGGTGAACGCGAACGACCTGGAGAAGCAGCGGATCATCGACGAGTGCAAGCGCGCCTTCGACTTCAACGGCGCGGTGTTCCGCGAGCTGGGCCAGGCCTACGCCCCGGACAGCAGGGGCCCGCTCATCGCCTAG
- a CDS encoding PhzF family phenazine biosynthesis protein: protein MTHERPRGLDVLHVFCAGDGRHGNALGVVRDGRPYPDEKSRQELAAELGFSETVFVDDPERGTVDIYTPTLRLPFAGHPLVGVAWLLDLEWVNPPAGEVWARSDGEFTWITARAEWAPPRSLRRYGSAAEVDALEVPPPGEWIYAWAWEDEAAGRVRARAFPGRGDGIDEDEATGAAALLLTAQLGRALNITQGRGSQILTAPGPDGTIELGGRVRLAAR from the coding sequence GTGACCCACGAACGACCCCGCGGCCTCGACGTCCTCCATGTCTTCTGCGCAGGCGACGGCCGCCACGGCAACGCCCTCGGCGTCGTACGCGACGGGCGCCCGTACCCCGACGAGAAGTCCCGGCAGGAGCTGGCCGCCGAACTGGGCTTCAGCGAGACGGTGTTCGTCGACGACCCCGAGCGCGGAACCGTCGACATCTACACCCCCACGCTGCGGCTGCCGTTCGCCGGGCATCCGCTCGTCGGAGTGGCCTGGTTGCTGGACCTGGAGTGGGTGAACCCGCCCGCGGGCGAGGTATGGGCCCGCTCCGACGGCGAGTTCACCTGGATCACCGCGCGTGCCGAGTGGGCGCCGCCGCGCAGCCTGCGCCGGTACGGGTCGGCCGCCGAGGTCGACGCACTGGAGGTGCCGCCGCCCGGCGAGTGGATCTACGCCTGGGCGTGGGAGGACGAAGCCGCCGGCCGGGTCCGCGCCCGGGCGTTTCCCGGGAGGGGCGACGGTATCGACGAGGACGAGGCGACCGGCGCCGCGGCGCTGCTGCTCACCGCACAACTGGGCAGGGCGCTGAACATCACGCAGGGCCGGGGCTCGCAGATCCTCACGGCACCCGGCCCCGACGGCACGATCGAACTGGGCGGCCGCGTACGCCTCGCCGCCCGCTGA